A genome region from Akkermansiaceae bacterium includes the following:
- the rsgA gene encoding ribosome small subunit-dependent GTPase A yields the protein MTLKELGWTTQLEDAFAPYREKGWVPARLIRETSINFSAFLDGGEEIHCILCGRLWNAAEVDSDLPAVGDWVAIEEGNDDNPHVIRAQLPRRTVFSRKMPGNSSQAQVIGANIDIVTVVTDAGPDYNLRRMERYLTLIHKSGAKPVVLLNKSDLFSKSELRRAASEISALSPDASIHITSALKGEGLKAILSHLAPGITMCIVGSSGVGKSTLVNQLYGEEWQWVSEVNETTGKGRHTTTCRELVPLGSGGMLIDNPGMREIQMWTDEFTLRSSFEDIARLTDECKFSDCSHEKDAGCAIRAAVEKGLLDPSRYESFLNLETEIEALRKRAKKRQMATERWFKRNHRVKARNLDDRIQLEKDERGET from the coding sequence ATGACCCTCAAGGAACTCGGCTGGACCACTCAACTCGAAGATGCCTTCGCGCCCTATCGCGAAAAGGGCTGGGTTCCCGCACGCCTGATCCGTGAGACATCGATCAATTTCTCCGCCTTCCTCGACGGCGGCGAGGAGATCCACTGCATACTCTGCGGGCGGCTTTGGAACGCGGCGGAAGTGGATTCCGACCTGCCCGCCGTCGGCGATTGGGTGGCGATCGAGGAGGGCAACGACGACAACCCGCATGTCATCCGCGCACAGCTCCCGCGCCGGACCGTGTTCTCCCGAAAAATGCCGGGAAACAGCAGCCAGGCCCAGGTGATCGGCGCGAACATCGACATCGTCACGGTCGTCACCGACGCTGGACCCGATTACAATCTCCGCCGGATGGAGCGGTATCTCACGCTGATCCACAAGAGCGGTGCCAAGCCGGTGGTGCTGCTCAACAAGTCCGACCTGTTCAGCAAGTCGGAGCTCAGGCGGGCGGCCTCGGAAATCTCCGCCCTGTCCCCGGACGCGAGCATCCACATCACCTCGGCGCTCAAGGGCGAGGGCTTGAAGGCGATACTCTCCCACCTCGCGCCGGGAATCACGATGTGCATCGTAGGTTCCAGCGGGGTCGGGAAATCCACTCTCGTGAACCAGCTTTACGGTGAGGAATGGCAATGGGTGAGCGAGGTGAACGAGACCACCGGCAAGGGTCGCCACACCACCACCTGCCGCGAGCTCGTCCCGCTCGGTAGCGGCGGCATGCTGATTGACAATCCGGGGATGCGCGAGATCCAGATGTGGACGGATGAGTTCACGCTCCGCAGCAGCTTCGAGGACATCGCGAGGCTCACCGACGAGTGCAAATTTTCCGACTGCAGCCATGAGAAGGATGCCGGTTGCGCGATCCGGGCCGCAGTGGAGAAAGGTTTGCTAGACCCCTCGCGCTACGAGTCTTTCCTGAACCTCGAAACCGAGATCGAGGCCTTGCGCAAGCGCGCGAAGAAGCGCCAGATGGCCACCGAGCGCTGGTTCAAGCGCAACCACCGGGTCAAGGCGCGCAACCTCGACGACCGCATCCAGCTCGAGAAGGACGAGCGCGGTGAGACCTGA
- a CDS encoding EamA family transporter, giving the protein MNWVHWSLLSAFFAGLTAVLAKAGVAGIDSNLATAVRTTVVVFIVWGIAFALAKPSEMAGFSGRAWMFLAFSGVATGLSWLCYFRALQLGEAAKVAPLDKLSVVFVLLLAALFLKEKIGLQQMLGGALIIAGAVVLAWKKH; this is encoded by the coding sequence ATGAACTGGGTGCACTGGTCTTTGCTGTCGGCGTTTTTCGCGGGTCTCACGGCGGTGCTGGCCAAGGCCGGGGTTGCGGGGATCGATTCGAACCTGGCGACGGCCGTGCGGACGACGGTGGTCGTCTTCATCGTCTGGGGCATCGCGTTCGCCCTCGCAAAGCCTTCGGAGATGGCGGGCTTTTCCGGCAGGGCATGGATGTTCCTCGCCTTCTCCGGTGTGGCGACCGGGTTGTCGTGGCTCTGCTACTTCCGCGCCCTTCAGCTAGGCGAGGCGGCGAAGGTCGCGCCCTTGGACAAGCTCAGCGTGGTGTTCGTGCTTTTGCTCGCGGCGCTTTTCCTGAAAGAGAAAATCGGCTTGCAGCAGATGCTGGGCGGGGCGCTGATCATCGCCGGGGCGGTGGTGCTGGCGTGGAAAAAACACTGA
- the miaA gene encoding tRNA (adenosine(37)-N6)-dimethylallyltransferase MiaA, producing the protein METIYVCGATAVGKTSRALQLARELGGEIVNGDAFQLFRGIEVLGAAPSAEERSQAPHHLFGVLGAGASCDAGRYAEMAAGVVSAIHARGKTAIVVGGSGLYLKFLTHGASPLPRGDKALREELDARPLEEIFEELERLDPVEAAQVDRHNPRYVSRALEICLLSGKKVSELRDSWVEKTRQIESGLKGEWLIRSREDLHSRIALRTRQMLSGGAIGEVAALGGVSGSWEKAIGVKEIRRLLAGEISESECEELIIFATRQYAKRQETWFRREKWLERVQL; encoded by the coding sequence ATGGAAACCATATATGTATGCGGCGCGACGGCGGTGGGGAAAACCTCCCGTGCGCTCCAGCTCGCCCGGGAACTGGGCGGCGAGATCGTCAACGGCGACGCCTTCCAGCTTTTCCGTGGGATCGAAGTGCTTGGCGCAGCTCCCTCGGCGGAGGAACGGTCGCAGGCGCCCCATCACCTCTTCGGAGTCCTTGGGGCGGGGGCAAGCTGCGATGCGGGGCGCTACGCGGAGATGGCCGCCGGGGTGGTTTCCGCAATCCATGCCCGTGGGAAAACTGCAATCGTAGTAGGTGGCTCCGGGCTGTATCTGAAATTCCTCACCCACGGAGCCTCGCCGCTGCCGCGCGGCGACAAGGCGTTGCGCGAGGAGCTTGATGCAAGGCCGTTGGAGGAGATTTTCGAAGAGCTGGAAAGGCTGGATCCCGTGGAAGCCGCACAGGTGGACCGGCACAACCCGCGCTATGTTTCACGGGCGCTGGAGATCTGTCTGCTGAGCGGAAAAAAGGTTTCCGAACTCCGCGACAGCTGGGTGGAGAAAACACGGCAAATCGAATCCGGCCTGAAAGGCGAATGGCTGATCCGCAGCCGCGAGGATCTGCACAGCAGGATCGCACTGCGAACACGACAGATGCTTTCCGGAGGGGCCATCGGCGAGGTCGCCGCGCTCGGAGGGGTTAGCGGGAGCTGGGAGAAAGCGATCGGCGTGAAGGAGATCCGGCGCCTCCTTGCCGGGGAGATTTCCGAAAGCGAATGCGAGGAGCTCATCATCTTCGCCACCCGCCAGTATGCGAAGCGCCAGGAAACATGGTTCCGCCGCGAGAAGTGGCTGGAGCGGGTGCAGCTTTGA
- a CDS encoding M56 family metallopeptidase, translating into MIATLAFSLIAAGLVLLAGRRDAARDPRLTLFLLILMALLPVMAASLPKVGLLPAANPSVAHFPWGKILIAVWVAGSAIFLARLAIAAAGLARWRNRSVMVDVIDGVQILEVDGLRGPVASGVLRKAVFVPQGWADWNASERGIVLRHELSHHERRDPLWRLCAELARAALWWNPLAHWMANRFHLQCEFACDEAVVREGTDAKTYARLLCGVADKQLHAPLALAMANPSSLQRRVVRMLTPCPRSGIFALAILGTLGAGAAFALSVAGPKAFPASEVELRLSADPFPGEKWARSF; encoded by the coding sequence ATGATCGCGACCCTCGCCTTTTCCCTGATCGCCGCCGGGCTGGTGCTGCTGGCCGGGCGGAGGGACGCCGCGCGCGATCCGCGGCTCACCCTGTTCCTGCTGATCCTCATGGCGCTCCTGCCCGTGATGGCGGCGTCCCTGCCGAAAGTCGGCCTGCTGCCCGCTGCGAACCCATCTGTGGCACATTTCCCTTGGGGAAAAATTCTCATCGCAGTCTGGGTGGCCGGATCCGCGATCTTTCTCGCGAGACTAGCGATCGCGGCGGCGGGACTCGCCCGTTGGCGGAACCGTTCCGTCATGGTGGATGTGATCGATGGGGTGCAGATCCTTGAGGTCGACGGCCTGCGCGGCCCGGTGGCTTCGGGAGTGCTCCGCAAGGCGGTGTTCGTGCCGCAGGGCTGGGCTGATTGGAACGCATCGGAGCGCGGCATCGTGCTGCGCCACGAGCTTTCCCACCACGAACGCCGCGATCCCCTGTGGAGGCTCTGCGCAGAGCTCGCCCGTGCCGCCCTATGGTGGAACCCGCTGGCGCACTGGATGGCGAACCGTTTCCATCTACAGTGCGAGTTCGCCTGCGACGAGGCGGTCGTCCGCGAAGGCACGGACGCCAAAACCTACGCCCGCCTGCTCTGCGGCGTGGCGGACAAACAGCTTCACGCGCCGCTCGCGCTCGCGATGGCGAACCCGTCTTCGCTTCAGCGCCGGGTCGTGCGGATGCTCACGCCATGCCCGCGTTCCGGGATCTTCGCGCTCGCGATCCTCGGCACACTCGGCGCCGGAGCCGCCTTCGCGCTTTCCGTGGCAGGCCCAAAGGCGTTCCCCGCCTCGGAGGTCGAGCTCCGCCTCAGTGCGGATCCCTTCCCTGGGGAAAAGTGGGCGCGAAGCTTTTGA
- a CDS encoding BlaI/MecI/CopY family transcriptional regulator — MDILFRKGKCTAEEVMEELPDPPSYSAVRALLATLEQKELVTHSKDSRRYVYSAAVPEKKAKRTALKQLMATFFEGSPEKLVASLLDPQDQKLSKDEIARIRKLIDDAG, encoded by the coding sequence ATGGACATCCTTTTCCGCAAGGGCAAATGCACGGCGGAGGAGGTGATGGAGGAGCTGCCGGATCCGCCGAGCTATTCGGCGGTGCGGGCGCTGCTGGCAACGCTGGAGCAGAAGGAACTGGTCACGCATTCGAAGGATTCGCGCCGCTACGTTTACAGCGCGGCTGTGCCGGAAAAGAAAGCGAAGCGGACGGCGCTCAAGCAGCTCATGGCCACGTTTTTCGAAGGCAGCCCGGAGAAGCTCGTCGCCTCCCTGCTCGATCCGCAGGACCAGAAACTTTCCAAGGACGAGATCGCGCGGATCAGGAAACTGATCGACGACGCCGGATGA
- the ccsA gene encoding cytochrome c biogenesis protein CcsA — translation MDRWFLIAATVLAAMAGVRGLLVLGHGRKSPWTVWWMIGVLLCQLGYLSVRGEMRGACPLRSIAEISVFLAWSLTLFYLLIGPAFRISLLGVFTAPAVALFQGFALIPGKLDPSPARVLGTTAWGETHSAMSVLAYGALALAAVAGVMFLVLDHQLKEHHLKGGLFRFLPPVRDLLVSLERLLWLGMALLTIGLIAGIMMPHETGGAWKHVFVASGVWAAYVALMAVKRVRGITGRRFALGAVALFVLSLGVFAFV, via the coding sequence ATGGATCGCTGGTTCCTGATCGCTGCAACCGTCCTCGCCGCCATGGCGGGGGTGCGCGGGCTGCTGGTTTTGGGGCATGGCCGCAAGAGCCCCTGGACGGTCTGGTGGATGATAGGCGTGCTGCTCTGCCAGCTCGGCTATCTCTCGGTGCGCGGTGAAATGAGGGGCGCCTGCCCGCTGCGCAGCATCGCGGAGATCTCTGTTTTCCTCGCTTGGTCGCTGACGCTTTTCTACCTCCTCATCGGGCCTGCATTCCGGATTTCCCTGCTGGGGGTTTTCACAGCGCCTGCGGTGGCGCTTTTCCAGGGATTCGCGCTGATCCCGGGGAAGCTCGACCCATCCCCGGCGAGGGTTTTGGGAACGACGGCATGGGGTGAAACACATTCGGCGATGTCGGTTCTCGCCTACGGTGCGCTGGCCCTGGCGGCGGTGGCCGGGGTGATGTTCCTGGTGCTCGACCACCAGCTCAAGGAGCACCACCTCAAGGGCGGGCTGTTCCGGTTCCTGCCTCCGGTGCGCGATCTCTTGGTTTCCCTGGAGCGGCTGCTCTGGCTGGGCATGGCGCTGCTCACCATCGGGCTCATCGCCGGGATCATGATGCCGCACGAGACAGGCGGCGCATGGAAACATGTGTTTGTCGCAAGCGGGGTATGGGCAGCCTACGTCGCGCTGATGGCGGTGAAACGGGTGCGGGGCATCACCGGGCGCAGGTTTGCACTGGGCGCGGTCGCCCTTTTCGTCCTTTCACTCGGGGTATTCGCTTTTGTCTGA
- a CDS encoding glutamyl-tRNA reductase gives MELVCLGLNHKTAPVEVRERFAVGTTRLGEASRNLLEMAGAPEGVVISTCNRTEFYLAANDASEAMKRLELCLAEKVHGHEEPFYRHEKAEAARHLCKVVSGLDSMLLGETEIFGQVKQAYHAAHEAKATGPVLNRLFQKVFSVGKKVRTQTSIQEGSTSIGNVAVELAEKIFGHLKDSEVMVLGAGEMSRLTAQALVSRGAKSVIVANRTHDRAVELAAEMKGRAVRFDDWLDVLKNVDVVISSTGAPHTIIHSHEIESVRRARKFRPLFLIDIAVPRDIEHSAGEIEEVYLYDIDALEQLAEEAKTRRVKQIEECEKIIEAELRKLV, from the coding sequence ATGGAACTCGTCTGCCTGGGATTGAATCACAAGACGGCACCGGTTGAGGTGCGCGAGCGCTTCGCCGTTGGCACGACACGGCTTGGCGAAGCTTCGCGGAACCTGCTGGAAATGGCCGGAGCGCCGGAGGGAGTCGTCATATCGACCTGCAACCGGACGGAGTTTTACCTTGCGGCCAATGATGCGTCGGAAGCGATGAAGCGCCTTGAACTGTGCCTTGCGGAAAAGGTGCACGGCCACGAGGAACCGTTCTACCGCCACGAGAAAGCGGAGGCCGCGCGGCACCTCTGCAAGGTGGTCAGCGGGCTGGACTCGATGTTGCTCGGGGAGACGGAAATCTTCGGCCAGGTGAAGCAGGCCTACCATGCCGCGCATGAAGCCAAAGCCACCGGCCCGGTGCTCAACAGGCTTTTCCAGAAGGTGTTCAGCGTGGGGAAAAAAGTCCGCACCCAGACCTCGATCCAGGAGGGCTCGACCTCGATCGGCAACGTGGCGGTGGAGCTTGCGGAAAAGATTTTCGGCCACCTCAAGGACAGCGAGGTGATGGTGCTCGGGGCGGGCGAGATGAGCCGGCTGACGGCGCAGGCGCTCGTCTCGCGCGGCGCGAAGTCGGTCATCGTAGCCAACCGGACGCATGACCGCGCCGTCGAGCTGGCGGCGGAGATGAAGGGCCGTGCCGTGCGCTTCGACGACTGGCTGGACGTTTTGAAAAACGTCGATGTCGTCATCTCATCGACAGGTGCCCCGCATACGATCATCCACTCACATGAGATCGAGTCGGTGCGGCGGGCGCGGAAATTCAGGCCGCTTTTCCTGATTGATATCGCCGTACCGCGCGACATCGAGCACTCCGCGGGCGAGATCGAGGAAGTATATCTCTACGACATCGATGCGCTGGAGCAGCTCGCCGAGGAGGCGAAGACCCGCCGTGTGAAACAGATCGAGGAATGTGAGAAAATCATCGAGGCGGAGCTGAGGAAACTGGTGTGA
- a CDS encoding class I SAM-dependent methyltransferase encodes MNPALETIALALREHPAAPGAVLFLGAEPHPDLPDLTAWQPLKPLADACTAAGMSLTDEPRGQFPYVLFLPGKSKAEVLAGFARAHGLLAPGGRLIVGLANTAGASRFEKELSRAAPLLFTVSKNKCRAFAIGNETPWDSGALAEWRELSHPRAIPGTDFITAPGVFSAEHIDPGSLLLAEKLPPSLYGCIADLGAGWGYLSTMALEKAPKISRIDLYEADARALACARKNVRGKASFHWHDVTTGIPGKYDHILMNPPFHTGQSKDVDLGKAFLTTAAASLKRGGTIHLVANRQLPYEAHLAALGLRSRIIAEDHAFKVIFSS; translated from the coding sequence ATGAACCCCGCCCTCGAAACAATCGCCCTCGCGCTGCGGGAGCATCCCGCCGCACCGGGCGCCGTGCTTTTCCTCGGTGCGGAGCCGCATCCGGATCTTCCCGATCTCACCGCATGGCAGCCGCTCAAGCCGCTTGCGGATGCGTGCACGGCGGCGGGGATGTCCCTCACGGATGAGCCTCGCGGGCAATTCCCCTACGTGCTTTTCCTGCCGGGGAAATCGAAAGCCGAAGTCCTGGCCGGTTTCGCACGCGCCCATGGCTTGCTTGCGCCGGGCGGCAGGCTGATCGTGGGCTTGGCAAACACCGCCGGAGCATCCCGCTTCGAGAAAGAGCTCTCCCGTGCCGCGCCACTGCTCTTCACCGTTTCCAAAAACAAGTGCCGCGCCTTTGCCATCGGCAACGAAACCCCGTGGGACTCCGGCGCGCTCGCGGAATGGCGGGAACTCTCCCATCCCCGCGCCATCCCAGGCACGGATTTCATCACCGCCCCGGGTGTTTTCAGCGCGGAGCACATCGATCCAGGCTCCCTTCTGCTCGCGGAAAAACTGCCGCCATCCCTCTATGGCTGCATCGCGGATCTCGGTGCCGGGTGGGGCTACCTCAGCACGATGGCCTTGGAAAAAGCCCCGAAGATATCCCGCATAGACCTATACGAGGCCGATGCCCGCGCCCTCGCCTGCGCCCGGAAGAATGTCCGGGGGAAGGCCTCTTTCCATTGGCACGATGTCACCACCGGCATCCCGGGGAAATACGACCACATCCTCATGAACCCGCCCTTCCACACCGGCCAGTCCAAGGATGTGGATCTCGGCAAGGCCTTTCTAACAACCGCGGCGGCCTCCCTGAAGCGCGGCGGCACCATCCATCTCGTCGCGAACCGCCAGCTACCCTACGAGGCGCATCTGGCCGCCCTCGGCCTGCGCTCCCGCATCATTGCGGAAGACCATGCCTTCAAAGTGATCTTTTCTTCGTAA
- the gap gene encoding type I glyceraldehyde-3-phosphate dehydrogenase, with the protein MTTIAINGFGRIGRLVFRALVEQGHLGTTFKVAAVGDIVPADNLAYLLKYDSTQGKFAGEVSSKKSSPELEEDDIIVVNGHEIKVVSARTPDGLPWKELGVDVVIESTGLFTAAEKAQGHITAGAKKVIISAPAQGEDGTFVQGVNDHLYDPAKHHIISNASCTTNCLAPIVHVLLKEGFGIAEGLMTTVHSYTATQKTVDGRPRKNWKGGRSAAINIIPSTTGAAKAVALVCPEVKGKLTGMAFRVPTPTVSAVDLTVKTVKETSLAEIKAALKKASETYLKGILAYTDDEVVSTDFIHDAHSSIFDAGSSIELNSTFFKLISWYDNEWGYSNRVIDLLDDVVKKGI; encoded by the coding sequence ATGACAACCATCGCAATCAACGGATTCGGCCGCATCGGACGCCTTGTCTTCCGGGCACTCGTCGAGCAAGGCCACCTCGGCACCACATTCAAAGTCGCCGCAGTCGGTGACATCGTCCCGGCCGACAACCTCGCCTACCTCCTCAAATACGACTCCACCCAAGGCAAGTTCGCCGGTGAGGTCTCCTCCAAGAAATCCTCCCCTGAGCTTGAGGAAGACGACATCATCGTGGTCAACGGCCACGAGATCAAGGTCGTCTCCGCCCGCACTCCGGACGGCCTGCCATGGAAAGAGCTCGGCGTCGATGTCGTCATCGAGTCCACCGGCCTCTTCACCGCCGCTGAAAAAGCACAGGGCCACATCACCGCCGGAGCGAAAAAAGTCATCATCTCCGCTCCCGCGCAAGGCGAGGACGGCACCTTCGTCCAGGGCGTCAACGACCACCTCTACGATCCAGCGAAGCACCACATCATCTCCAACGCGAGCTGCACCACCAACTGCCTCGCCCCAATCGTGCACGTCCTCCTCAAGGAAGGTTTCGGAATCGCCGAAGGCCTGATGACCACGGTCCACTCCTACACCGCCACACAGAAGACCGTGGACGGCCGTCCAAGAAAGAATTGGAAAGGCGGACGCTCCGCTGCGATCAACATCATCCCTTCCACCACCGGAGCCGCCAAGGCTGTCGCACTCGTTTGCCCGGAAGTGAAAGGCAAGCTCACCGGCATGGCGTTCCGCGTCCCGACCCCGACCGTCTCCGCAGTCGACCTCACGGTGAAGACCGTGAAGGAAACCTCCCTCGCCGAGATCAAGGCAGCTCTCAAGAAGGCGTCCGAGACCTACCTCAAGGGCATCCTCGCCTACACGGACGACGAGGTGGTTTCCACCGACTTCATCCACGACGCGCATTCCTCGATCTTCGACGCAGGCTCCTCCATCGAGCTCAACAGCACCTTCTTCAAGCTCATCAGCTGGTATGACAACGAGTGGGGCTACTCCAACCGCGTCATCGACCTCCTTGACGACGTTGTCAAGAAGGGCATCTAA
- a CDS encoding sulfatase-like hydrolase/transferase, translated as MNPHFAALLVPFLAANLHASQPNLVVILADDLGYRDVGFNGCKDIPTPHIDSIASEGVRCTSAYVTFSVCAPSRAGLMTGRYPQRFGFEHNTRWLPGDPGEGIALSETTLADALGKAGYHSGIIGKWHLGAHPDLLPLKRGFDEFYGIPGGGSRYLVGEHTISDPAKAKNEADSYRLWMLRGDIPEKPGKYLTDAFSDEAVGFVKRNKDKPFFLYLAYNAPHGPLQATEKYLNRFKGIADPKRRTYAAMVSALDDGVGRLLAEIKANGLEEDTIVFFLSDNGGPTENASNNFPLRGHKSSVWEGGFRVPFAVKWPSKLPKGKTYGKPVSSLDIFATIAAASGAKADPSRPLDGVDLVPFLTGKETAPAHDTIYLRKIQQHAFAVRGGAHKLVIPAKGEKPLLFDLDKDIGEKEDISGSEPTILADLEKRRAAWNSGLTDPVFGPGITGPPAEKPKWKKKK; from the coding sequence ATGAACCCGCATTTCGCCGCACTACTTGTCCCGTTTCTCGCCGCCAACCTCCACGCCAGCCAGCCGAATCTTGTCGTGATCCTTGCCGATGACCTCGGCTACCGGGACGTGGGCTTCAACGGCTGCAAGGACATCCCGACGCCGCACATCGACTCCATCGCCTCGGAGGGCGTGCGCTGCACCAGCGCCTACGTCACCTTCTCCGTCTGCGCGCCGAGCCGCGCCGGGCTGATGACCGGGCGCTACCCCCAGCGTTTCGGCTTCGAGCACAACACACGCTGGCTGCCGGGGGATCCCGGTGAAGGGATTGCCTTGAGCGAAACGACACTCGCCGACGCGCTTGGGAAGGCTGGCTATCACAGCGGCATCATCGGCAAATGGCACCTCGGCGCACACCCGGATCTCCTGCCGCTGAAGCGCGGCTTCGATGAGTTTTACGGCATCCCCGGCGGCGGCAGTCGCTACCTTGTCGGTGAACATACGATCAGCGATCCTGCCAAGGCGAAGAACGAGGCGGACAGCTACCGCCTCTGGATGCTGCGCGGCGACATTCCTGAGAAGCCGGGAAAATACCTCACCGACGCGTTTTCCGACGAAGCGGTCGGTTTCGTGAAACGAAACAAGGACAAGCCCTTCTTCCTCTACCTCGCCTACAACGCCCCCCACGGCCCGCTGCAGGCGACGGAGAAATACCTCAACCGGTTCAAGGGCATCGCGGATCCGAAGCGCCGAACCTACGCGGCGATGGTCAGCGCGTTGGACGACGGCGTTGGCCGTCTTCTCGCCGAGATCAAGGCAAACGGCCTGGAGGAGGACACCATCGTTTTCTTCCTCTCCGACAACGGCGGCCCGACCGAAAACGCCTCCAACAACTTTCCCCTGCGAGGGCACAAATCCAGTGTCTGGGAAGGGGGCTTCCGCGTCCCCTTCGCGGTGAAATGGCCGTCAAAACTGCCCAAGGGGAAAACCTATGGGAAACCCGTCTCCTCCCTCGATATCTTCGCCACCATCGCCGCCGCATCCGGTGCCAAGGCAGATCCCTCACGCCCGCTCGACGGCGTCGATCTCGTGCCCTTCCTGACCGGCAAGGAAACCGCCCCGGCGCACGACACGATCTACCTGCGCAAGATCCAGCAACATGCCTTCGCCGTTCGCGGTGGTGCCCACAAGCTCGTGATTCCGGCCAAGGGCGAGAAGCCCCTGCTGTTCGACCTCGACAAGGACATCGGGGAAAAGGAAGACATCTCGGGCTCCGAGCCGACCATTCTCGCCGATCTGGAGAAGCGCCGTGCCGCCTGGAACAGCGGGCTGACCGATCCGGTGTTCGGCCCCGGCATCACCGGGCCGCCGGCCGAAAAGCCGAAGTGGAAAAAGAAGAAGTGA
- a CDS encoding sigma-70 family RNA polymerase sigma factor has protein sequence MEKDEINRLIKAVRSGKARDFSQLVREFGLQVRAFVHSRVQNRADAEDIAQQVFISAYKGLDKFDTSKSFEAWLIGIAKNRVLMHFRTSDRRQSAHERFREECLTRIGADLDEVEETRTAERIAALMDCVEKLPERMRRVVRARLRGEAGQAIADTLNITRNALYMISLRANNNLRDCVAQRLP, from the coding sequence ATGGAGAAAGACGAAATCAACCGGCTGATCAAAGCTGTGAGATCCGGGAAAGCCCGTGATTTTTCGCAGCTCGTCCGCGAGTTCGGCCTGCAGGTGCGCGCTTTCGTCCATTCCCGTGTCCAGAACAGGGCGGATGCGGAGGATATCGCCCAGCAGGTTTTCATCTCCGCCTACAAGGGGCTGGATAAGTTCGATACATCAAAATCCTTCGAGGCATGGCTTATCGGGATTGCGAAAAACCGGGTGCTCATGCATTTCCGCACCAGCGACCGCCGCCAATCCGCCCACGAGCGCTTCCGCGAGGAATGCCTCACCCGCATCGGGGCAGACCTCGATGAGGTGGAAGAGACCCGCACGGCGGAGCGCATCGCCGCTCTGATGGATTGCGTGGAGAAGCTGCCGGAGCGGATGCGCCGGGTCGTCCGCGCCCGTCTCAGGGGCGAGGCGGGACAAGCGATCGCGGACACGCTCAACATCACCCGCAACGCCCTCTACATGATCAGCCTGCGCGCCAACAACAACCTCAGGGACTGCGTCGCCCAACGCCTGCCATGA
- a CDS encoding acyltransferase has product MSAAPQSRAIQLDGLRALAMLGICWDHWVPEAWNFGLPYEIGLYFFLVLTGYFITGSLLRVRDRAEAKGGKWRWQAWKDFQWRRGLRIIAPYYVALGIIFVFLAPKLWPHLHWYLLYLTNFHIALIGEWPPGTSHFWSIAIQQQFYLFWPAVIWLTPKRFLPLAMILFAGIAPLSRYFEHLFMPPFVWPGKISWGVLDFFGIGGLMALLIHRGFPLSSRIWKILMVTCCGAYLVFEFGPRFGLPPNRIGPFYASILSVGLCGVIATASLGWQNIAGRFLETAFLQKVGLLSYGVYLYHNLAPIILGKTLSFLWMGPYADSVPQAALRVACFGLLTWAMTMASWKYLETPLNRRRAKGRGDAGARD; this is encoded by the coding sequence ATGTCCGCCGCCCCGCAATCCCGCGCCATCCAGCTCGACGGCCTCCGTGCCCTCGCGATGCTGGGAATCTGCTGGGATCATTGGGTCCCGGAGGCATGGAATTTCGGCCTGCCTTACGAGATCGGGCTGTATTTTTTCCTCGTTCTCACAGGGTATTTCATTACCGGCTCCCTGCTGCGCGTCCGGGACCGGGCGGAGGCCAAGGGTGGGAAATGGCGCTGGCAGGCGTGGAAGGATTTCCAGTGGCGGCGGGGGCTGCGCATCATCGCGCCGTACTACGTCGCGCTCGGGATCATCTTCGTTTTCCTCGCCCCGAAGCTCTGGCCGCACCTTCATTGGTATTTGCTTTACCTGACCAACTTCCACATCGCCCTGATCGGCGAGTGGCCGCCCGGCACCTCCCATTTCTGGTCCATCGCGATCCAGCAGCAGTTTTACCTTTTCTGGCCGGCGGTGATCTGGCTGACGCCAAAGCGCTTCCTGCCGCTGGCGATGATCCTCTTCGCGGGCATTGCGCCGCTCTCCCGGTATTTCGAACACCTGTTCATGCCGCCCTTCGTCTGGCCCGGGAAAATCAGCTGGGGCGTGCTCGACTTTTTCGGGATCGGCGGGCTGATGGCACTGCTCATCCACCGCGGCTTCCCGCTTTCCAGCCGGATCTGGAAAATCCTCATGGTCACCTGCTGCGGGGCGTATCTCGTCTTCGAGTTCGGCCCCCGCTTCGGCCTGCCGCCGAACCGCATCGGCCCGTTCTATGCGTCCATCCTCTCGGTGGGTCTCTGCGGTGTCATCGCCACCGCCTCCCTTGGCTGGCAGAACATCGCCGGGAGATTTCTGGAAACCGCCTTCCTCCAGAAAGTCGGCCTGCTGTCCTACGGGGTCTACCTCTACCACAACCTTGCTCCCATCATCCTCGGCAAAACCCTGTCCTTCCTGTGGATGGGGCCTTACGCGGACAGCGTTCCACAGGCCGCGTTGCGCGTGGCGTGCTTCGGCCTGCTGACCTGGGCGATGACCATGGCCTCGTGGAAATACCTGGAAACCCCGCTGAACAGGCGGCGGGCGAAGGGGCGCGGAGATGCAGGAGCCAGGGATTAG